A region from the Xenopus laevis strain J_2021 chromosome 4S, Xenopus_laevis_v10.1, whole genome shotgun sequence genome encodes:
- the snu13.S gene encoding NHP2-like protein 1: protein MTEPEVNPKAYPLADAQLTKTLLDLVQQSANYKQLRKGANEATKTLNRGIAEFIVMAADAEPLEIILHLPLLCEDKNVPYVFVRSKQALGRACGVSRPVIACSVTIKEGSQLKPQIQSVQQAIERLLV from the exons ATG ACTGAACCAGAAGTGAACCCCAAAGCCTATCCACTTGCGGATGCCCAGCTTACAAAGACTCTCTTGGATCTCGTTCAGCAATCAGCTAATTACAAGCAGCTCCGCAAGGGTGCTAATGAAG CTACAAAGACCCTAAACAGAGGCATAGCTGAGTTCATAGTCATGGCAGCTGATGCAGAACCCCTGGAGATCATTCTACACCTTCCACTCCTGTGTGAAGACAAGAACGTCCCCTACGTGTTTGTGCGCTCCAAGCAGGCACTTGGAAGAGCTTGTGGAGTCTCTAGGCCAGTGATCGCTTGTTCAGTCACCATCAAGGAAGGTTCCCAATTGAAGCCCCAAATCCAGTCTGTTCAGCAGGCTATTGAGAGGCTGCTGGTGTAA